Part of the Vigna unguiculata cultivar IT97K-499-35 chromosome 3, ASM411807v1, whole genome shotgun sequence genome, actttaatatattttagtatctaaattttaaaaataaacatatataatcattttaaattagtaatgtaattttttttgtcatgttaaataatattttaaactgatatttgaattaaaatgtaTCCAATGATATGAAACTCAAACGtcaaattaaaactttatttcttacactaattaattattttaaaaattttaaaaatttgaaataaggATGAATTTTAATCTAAcgttcaaatttaaaaactaaaagtatatttaattttattattaataattctcaaatttaaaagatGAGAGATATTTGAAGAACATCTTGTATTTTTTAACTTACCTATATTTCTATATTCCAACAAGAGACAAatatgatgaataaaaaattgaatgcttggatatttttcttttgtgaaaAGAATCATTACCCAAACAGTgaattagattaatttaaagtgaaagttggaaatagaaaaagcaactgtaattaataattaaagcCATGAGTTTGTTGCATTGTACATTTGTATGACTaatatagttataatttttgttaagaaaaatcTGAAAGTTTTCCTTTCATGGTTGCAAGTGTGAGAGACATGTAGGAGCAATTTGGATGTGGTCTGCTACATGTCCCCACAACCACGTGACCCTGTTTCTCTTCCTCATTTTCTCTTCTCCACATTCACCAACGATAAATGCCTCTCATTTCCACACTCTCCATGAATCAAACAAACACTTGTAAGAGAGACCCTTCTTCTCCCCTGTTTCTGAGAAGAAGTTTCAGAGCAAAATGGCCATAAGAAAATCCACGAAGCTACCCCAAGCAGAAGTGATAAAGCAAATAGTGAGAAGGTGTTCAAGTTTTGGAAAGAAACATGGGTACGATGAAGAGGGTCTTCCTGAGGATGTTCCAAAAGGGCACTTTGCAGTGTATGTTGGTGAAAACAGGACAAGATATATTGTCCCAATTTCATGGTTGGCTCATCCACAGTTTCAAACTCTTCTCCAAAGAGCTGAAGAGGAATTTGGCTTCAATCATGACATGGGTCTTACCATCCCATGTGATGAACTGGTTTTTGAGTTTCTTACCTCAATGATTAGGTCATAATTTACCAACTACCATTTTCTATGCAACAAATAACATTTTCACTTTTGCTTTTCTAATTGTATATAACTTCCTTCCTGCATGTCTTCATTAGGGTGCCACTTCTAAAAAGTgagttttaagtttatttaatcttttttttaggtTCAAAAAGTGAATCCTCTCTTTCTTTTCACTGTAGTTTGGCTTCGTAAATGAAAAATCAAAGACCAGTGATTAATTTCCTCCCAGACATTCAAATGTCCCGTGCGGGAAAGAATTATTGGttctttgtcattttttttcaaagttgcATGGCTGAGTTCGAATGCCACGATCGATGTTATTAATCCGTGTATGGTCCGTgtatatcataaatttttttttttaaatattagaatatcGATGTGACAATACCTGTAAAGTCAAATACAGTTTCATCAATGATTATGTTGTATTTCATTACCATTTTATTTATCCACACCTGCTTTCAACATAATATCCACCTTCCGAGACtcgtaaatttgaaaataataagcaataattttattatttttgttaaaagaaaaattatccaTGAATTTAAAATGGTCATTTACATCTCATTTACACACTTAAGAAGaggaaaatataatataaatttataagatttataataacagaaaaataatatatacatacatatgatgtctttttaaataagataaatttatatgATTGGACTTCACTCTTTCTCAAACATgtccttattttctttctttatccttcacttttcttaatttttaaattagtattttttaagaattgaaCTTTAAATATAAGCCAATCATataaattgatttgtaaaaaagaaattttctcTCACTTATGCATTATAAATCTATAGtatctttaattaatgtaaaattttcgACACACTTCTTCatgtcaaattatatatatatatatatatatatatatatatatatatatatatatatatatatatatatatatatatatatatatatatatatatatatcaaatataaaattaaatattaatggaTAATTTGATAACAGTTCGATAATGAGTGAcacaatatataaacataaaaaaataaatcttcttATAACATGTGAAAATAGATCTAACCAATAAAAGATCTCGTCAATATATAGACTTCAAATGACTTTGGTATcatgttaaaaactagactttaaatctaactcaacaTTACGTAATTGACTTATAAGGTGAGATTCACTAGCAGCCCTTCTTGATAACTTAAGGGAACTATGGCCCCCAAaagtttttcatttaatatttttatatattttataattatatttatatatttatattaaattttaaaaaaaattcttaacaTCTATAGttcattctctctcttcttcttcttttctcttctcaccTCCATCTCTTTTTCAtctcttcctttctttctcaattttcatgctaatctcttttccttttcaaaataaaattacactaGGATAAAACTGATGAGTTAAGGCACATTTTGAACTGATCAATTTGTTCTTTtgaataagtttatttttacctttttttaagGGTTTTCCCTTTGTATGTGATAAATTTGTTTAGTGTGTACAATTAGATAGGGATAAATTTATCTTtctctaaataggtgagaggtgataaatttatattagaaaaattataataaaaagtacacgaataaatttgtttaaaaggaAGGTttgaaatgaagatgaaaaaaatgcatttacgtcgattaaacttaaaaaatttcaaaaaatttaatttgacattcttgaatttttttgtctaaattcTGTCACGAGTGAAATTTGCATCcccttatatattataattttattttatttatagttgatGCGATCTCCAAAAACGCTTACAAAATTTACactttttgtttgaataatttttttgttaaaacctTTAAGTTATCTATTcaattactaataatattatcttATGATTTAACACTTGAGTAAGTCAATTTATTGACTTATTACATTAGTAAAGagtcaaatataataattaagtgtTTTTAAAAAACTACACCTCAAACCAAATTGTAAGCTTTGAAGACGTTATTTCCAGCACTATGGAGagataaataataaagtgtTTTCTAACGTTAAATCATTAACAATatcatgttatatttattttatttttttaaattgattatttaatatatattaagaagaGTTCGAAGAcgataatgaatttttattttggacAAATGCGAATATATTAACACTTGTCGTATAACCgtgttattaatataatattttgtttagtaataaatatttgatcAAATAATTAGTATTACTTTTGATCAAATAATTAGTATTACTTTTGGTGTAAGGGGAAAATAAGTGAGAATATcactaaaaataatacatattattaattGTACAATTCGTCTCATGTTTATCGACGAATTAATATCAAATAGAAATCTATTGGTAGAGTGATTATCGGTAAACTTTGTTGATGGACATGAAAATCTGAGTTCATTGTTACATTTTAGGACAGGAAGAGACAACCTCCGGGAGAGATAATTTATGTGTGTATGTGGGCTGGCTCGTCTTGTTCCGGGTCCACGTGAACTGCAGGTTATATGAAACGAGTTAAAACGAATCAAAGGGTTCAAAAACTCAGTCCGTTTCACATTTTTACTTATCAAAACGTTAGTCAAGTTAAACCCattcatttttaagtttaacttgTAACAAGTCAACACCTATAAATTAGGTTAACTCAGGTTAACTCTGATACTTCTTGCCACATAAATGTTGAAGATAAAATTATTGTGCTTTACAAATTGATTTCTAGTAGTAGCCGCATGTATTTTTGATCAAAATTTCAACCATATCAATTTGATcattaaataaatcatattgAGAAATAAATATCCTACTTGCATGCATCAGAAACGAAATCAGAATGTCAAGACTCAACAAccaaaattcatgaatatataAGCAAAGATAAAACTTagacaaaaattttaaagaggtcaattcatattttttatatataaactagcAAACACACatgcacaatttttttaatttttataaagatttgagttaaaattaataaagaatatataattaatttttaaaataattgttagatgttaattagaaaaataatatatatatatatatatatatatatatataagatttttaaaataactgttaaagataaaagaggtttttaaaataatggttaaaaataaactatttataaaataattaatttttaaaataataattaagggtaaaagtgaaaatatgaaatgtggacacaaaagagaatatcttctttatatattgttatagattattttttctaactaaaaaaagtttttacttcttataattattttctgtaCTCAAATTAAATCTAacttaattaagaaaacttaaaattaattttcaaaactaacactcaatatttgaagaaaatcaataattttaacgATTAACTTTCCTTA contains:
- the LOC114179494 gene encoding auxin-responsive protein SAUR50 codes for the protein MAIRKSTKLPQAEVIKQIVRRCSSFGKKHGYDEEGLPEDVPKGHFAVYVGENRTRYIVPISWLAHPQFQTLLQRAEEEFGFNHDMGLTIPCDELVFEFLTSMIRS